A region from the Mycolicibacterium litorale genome encodes:
- a CDS encoding DEAD/DEAH box helicase has product MRAFAAPDTQALRSWQRRALVKYLGAKPRDFLAVATPGAGKTTFALRIAAELLADGTVEQVTIVVPTEHLKIQWASAAARIGIALDPKFSNSNSQTSSEYHGVVITYAQVASHPTRHRVRTENRRTLVIFDEIHHGGDAKSWGEAMREAFSDATRRLSLTGTPFRSDDSPIPFVSYVPDAEGLLRSEADHTYGYADALADGVVRPVIFLAYSGEARWRSSAGEEHAARLGEPLNAEQTARAWRTVLDANGEWIPAVLKAADTRLHQLRAGGMPDAGAMIIATDQTAARQYAAVLRKMTGEEPTVVLSDDPGASARIAEYSAGTSPWLVAVRMVSEGVDVPRLAVGVYATSASTPLFFAQAIGRFVRSRRPGETASIFVPSVPTLLDLASQMEAQRNHVLGKPHRESMGDEELIERRRSEPTEEDRGFESLGASAELDQVIFDGSSFGTATPAGSEEEADYLGIPGLLDADQMRDLLRRRQEEQLTRRTASGEPPPVTPYGQLRELRAELNTLVSLAHHRLNKPHGWIHNELRRICGGPPVAAATSEQLQARIAAVRTLKA; this is encoded by the coding sequence GTGCGGGCATTTGCGGCGCCCGACACCCAGGCTTTGCGAAGCTGGCAGCGTCGGGCATTGGTGAAGTATCTTGGTGCCAAACCGCGCGATTTTCTGGCGGTCGCCACCCCCGGCGCAGGTAAGACCACGTTTGCCCTGCGCATCGCGGCCGAACTGCTGGCCGACGGAACGGTCGAGCAGGTCACGATCGTGGTGCCGACCGAACACCTCAAGATCCAGTGGGCGTCGGCGGCCGCCCGGATCGGCATCGCGCTGGACCCGAAGTTCAGCAACTCGAACTCGCAGACGTCCTCGGAGTACCACGGGGTCGTCATCACCTACGCCCAGGTGGCCTCCCATCCGACCCGCCACCGCGTCCGCACGGAGAACCGCCGCACCCTGGTCATCTTCGACGAGATCCACCACGGCGGTGACGCCAAGTCGTGGGGTGAGGCGATGCGCGAGGCGTTCAGCGACGCCACCCGCCGTCTGTCGCTGACCGGGACACCGTTCCGCAGCGACGACAGCCCGATCCCGTTCGTCTCCTACGTGCCGGACGCCGAGGGTTTGCTGCGTTCGGAGGCCGACCACACCTACGGCTACGCCGACGCGCTGGCCGACGGCGTCGTGCGACCGGTCATCTTCCTCGCCTACTCGGGTGAGGCGCGCTGGCGCAGCAGCGCCGGCGAGGAGCACGCCGCCCGCCTCGGCGAACCGCTGAACGCCGAGCAGACCGCGCGGGCGTGGCGCACGGTCCTCGACGCCAACGGCGAATGGATCCCCGCGGTACTCAAGGCCGCCGACACCCGGCTGCACCAGTTGCGCGCCGGCGGGATGCCCGATGCCGGCGCGATGATCATCGCCACCGACCAGACCGCCGCCCGCCAGTACGCGGCGGTGCTGAGGAAGATGACGGGCGAGGAGCCGACGGTCGTGCTCTCCGACGACCCGGGCGCATCGGCCCGGATCGCCGAGTACTCCGCGGGCACCAGCCCCTGGCTGGTGGCGGTGCGCATGGTGTCCGAGGGCGTGGACGTGCCGCGGCTGGCGGTCGGCGTGTACGCGACCAGCGCCTCGACACCGCTGTTCTTCGCACAGGCGATCGGCCGCTTCGTACGCTCGCGGCGCCCCGGTGAGACCGCCAGCATTTTCGTGCCGTCGGTGCCGACGCTGCTCGACCTCGCCAGCCAGATGGAAGCGCAGCGCAACCATGTGCTGGGCAAACCGCACCGCGAGTCGATGGGTGACGAGGAGCTGATCGAACGCCGGCGCAGCGAGCCCACGGAGGAGGACCGCGGATTCGAATCCCTCGGCGCCAGCGCCGAACTGGATCAGGTGATCTTCGACGGGTCGTCCTTCGGTACGGCGACCCCGGCGGGCAGTGAGGAGGAGGCCGACTACCTCGGCATCCCGGGTCTGCTCGACGCCGACCAGATGCGAGACCTGTTGCGACGCAGGCAGGAAGAACAACTCACCCGGCGTACCGCCTCCGGCGAGCCGCCTCCGGTCACACCCTACGGCCAACTCCGCGAGCTGCGTGCCGAACTCAACACCCTGGTATCGCTGGCGCATCACCGGCTCAACAAACCGCACGGCTGGATCCACAACGAACTGCGCCGGATCTGTGGTGGGCCACCGGTCGCCGCAGCGACGTCGGAGCAGTTGCAGGCCCGCATCGCGGCGGTGCGCACACTCAAGGCCTGA